The following are encoded together in the Rhodanobacter soli genome:
- a CDS encoding beta strand repeat-containing protein: GAISQSGALAVSGSSTLNAGSGAITLANTGNDFTGAVSLTGGATQITDKNALTLGALGTGALTAISTGALNLGGGNVGGNLAATSNNGAISQSGALAVSGSSTLNAGSGAITLANTGNDFTGAVSLTGGTTQITDANALTLGTLATGALTAISHGALNLGSGTVGGNLSATSNNGAISQGGALAVTGSSTLNAGSAAITLTNTGNDFAGTVNLAGGATQITDASALTLGTLGTGALTAVSHGALNLGSGTVTGNLAATSNNGAIGQTGALHVTGSSTINAGSAAIALTNASNDFGGAVTATGTGVQITDANNLAIAGLANGANGAVSLIAGGVLTLPAGAIDTGTANLTLVSSGGSLTTPGALSGANVSLAGQGGVTLNSNVTAAGTLNLVSGAAISQGAGIITAGTLTGSSVGNTTLNRANKIGTLGSFSAANFSLVNAQALTVNGPLTTTGNAGDIDLETTGGALVVNANLAGDTVALTSAGNLALSKNLQGSTVALVSGGSISQGGGVITAATLSGSAVGSTTLNQANKVAALGAFSSTGFSFTNGQALMVNGPLNGGASVALTTTAGNLAVNGTVSGTTTTLKSAGAISEGAGGSITAATLTGQSGGATALNGANHIGALGSFNAANFALTNAQGLTVSGAVNGGASTALTTTTGDLAINGAVSGTTTTLKSAGAISEGAGGNIVAGTLVGQSIGATALNGTNHVGTLGNFSAANFALTNAQALTVSGPVNGGASTALTTTTGDLAINGAVVGTTTTLHSAAAITEGAGGSITANLLTGHSIGNATLDGNNHINTLGSFTSDFSLTNAQTLTVVGPLDGGPSVALTTTAGDLIINGAIIGTTTTLKSAGTISQGAAGSITASTLTGQSGGATALNGPNHIGTLGSFTAAGFALTNAQALTVDGPVAGGSSTTLSTTAGGLTINGAVSGTQTTLNSAGAISEGSGGLITAATLSGSAASGTTLGSATRRVNNMVDTLGNFSSPAGFSMTNNKALTLASVAGSAFTVNAGTSAFYLSVTNGDLFQLGTTPVYNGMGTWGSTGRMGTGAAPIYVIGTGLQTVANIGMPPAYFYAVDSGGNLLPLGGGLAVNVPTASGAGSAQNGNHGDSYVDPSVITANYRSYGIVPSGVRLPADQQAGCDPDQPDQLDCEGGDTVGMVRMMMNVRR, translated from the coding sequence GGCGCGATCAGCCAGAGCGGCGCATTGGCCGTGTCCGGCAGTAGCACGCTCAATGCAGGCAGCGGCGCGATCACACTGGCCAACACCGGCAACGATTTCACCGGCGCGGTGAGTCTGACCGGCGGCGCGACGCAGATCACCGACAAGAATGCGCTGACCTTGGGCGCGCTGGGCACGGGTGCGCTGACAGCCATCAGCACAGGTGCGCTGAACCTGGGCGGCGGCAACGTCGGTGGCAACCTGGCGGCGACCAGCAACAACGGCGCGATCAGCCAGAGCGGCGCATTGGCCGTGTCCGGCAGTAGCACGCTCAATGCAGGCAGCGGCGCGATCACACTGGCCAACACCGGCAACGACTTCACCGGCGCGGTGAGCCTGACCGGCGGTACCACGCAGATCACCGATGCGAACGCGTTGACACTGGGCACGTTGGCTACGGGGGCGCTGACGGCCATCAGCCATGGCGCCTTGAACCTGGGCAGCGGCACGGTTGGCGGCAACCTGTCGGCGACCAGCAACAACGGCGCGATCAGCCAGGGCGGTGCGCTGGCCGTGACCGGCAGCAGCACGCTCAACGCGGGCAGCGCTGCGATCACGCTGACCAACACCGGTAACGACTTCGCCGGTACGGTGAACCTGGCCGGTGGCGCCACGCAGATCACCGATGCGAGCGCACTGACCCTGGGCACGCTGGGCACCGGCGCTCTGACGGCGGTCAGCCATGGCGCGCTGAACCTGGGTAGCGGCACGGTCACCGGCAACTTGGCTGCCACCAGCAACAACGGTGCGATTGGCCAGACCGGTGCCTTGCACGTGACCGGCAGCAGCACGATCAACGCGGGCAGCGCGGCGATTGCGCTGACCAACGCCAGTAACGACTTCGGTGGTGCGGTGACGGCCACCGGTACCGGCGTGCAGATCACCGACGCCAACAATCTTGCCATTGCCGGCCTGGCCAATGGCGCCAATGGCGCGGTGAGCCTGATCGCCGGCGGGGTGCTGACCCTGCCGGCCGGTGCCATCGATACCGGTACCGCGAATCTGACCCTGGTCTCCAGCGGCGGGTCGTTGACCACGCCGGGTGCCTTGAGCGGCGCCAATGTGTCGCTGGCCGGGCAGGGCGGCGTGACGTTGAACAGCAATGTGACTGCCGCGGGGACGCTGAACCTGGTGAGCGGCGCAGCCATCAGTCAGGGCGCAGGCATCATCACGGCCGGCACGTTGACGGGCAGCTCGGTGGGCAACACGACGCTCAACCGGGCCAACAAGATCGGCACGCTGGGCAGCTTCAGTGCGGCAAACTTCAGCTTGGTCAATGCACAGGCATTGACGGTGAACGGCCCACTGACGACGACCGGCAACGCAGGGGACATCGACCTGGAGACGACCGGCGGCGCGCTGGTCGTGAATGCGAACCTTGCCGGAGATACCGTTGCGCTGACTTCAGCCGGCAACCTGGCGTTGTCGAAAAATCTCCAGGGCTCTACGGTAGCGCTGGTTTCCGGAGGCAGCATCAGTCAGGGCGGCGGCGTCATCACGGCGGCTACGCTGAGCGGCAGTGCCGTGGGCAGCACGACGCTGAACCAGGCGAACAAGGTGGCGGCGCTGGGTGCGTTCAGCAGCACGGGCTTCAGCTTCACCAACGGCCAGGCGTTGATGGTGAACGGCCCCCTCAACGGCGGCGCCAGCGTGGCGCTGACGACGACCGCGGGCAACCTGGCCGTCAATGGCACGGTCAGTGGCACCACGACGACACTGAAATCGGCCGGCGCGATCAGCGAGGGTGCGGGTGGCAGCATTACTGCCGCCACGCTGACCGGCCAGTCAGGTGGTGCGACTGCGCTGAACGGAGCCAACCACATTGGTGCCCTGGGCAGCTTCAACGCCGCGAACTTCGCCCTGACCAACGCACAGGGATTGACGGTAAGCGGTGCGGTCAATGGCGGCGCCAGCACCGCGCTGACGACGACCACGGGCGATCTGGCGATCAACGGCGCGGTCAGCGGCACCACGACCACGCTGAAGTCGGCCGGCGCGATCAGTGAGGGCGCGGGTGGCAATATTGTCGCTGGCACTCTGGTCGGTCAGTCGATCGGCGCGACAGCGCTGAACGGGACGAACCATGTCGGCACGCTGGGCAACTTCAGCGCGGCGAATTTCGCCCTGACCAATGCGCAGGCATTGACGGTAAGCGGCCCGGTCAATGGCGGCGCCAGCACTGCACTGACGACGACCACAGGCGACCTGGCGATCAACGGCGCGGTCGTCGGCACGACGACCACGCTGCATTCCGCTGCCGCCATCACCGAAGGCGCCGGTGGCAGCATCACGGCAAACCTGCTGACCGGCCATTCGATCGGCAACGCCACGCTGGATGGCAATAACCACATCAACACCCTGGGCAGCTTCACGTCCGACTTCAGCCTGACCAATGCCCAGACGCTGACGGTCGTGGGTCCGCTCGATGGCGGCCCCAGCGTGGCGCTGACCACGACCGCCGGTGACCTGATAATCAATGGTGCGATCATCGGCACCACGACGACGTTGAAGTCGGCCGGTACGATCAGTCAGGGCGCAGCCGGCAGCATCACCGCCAGCACGCTGACTGGCCAGTCGGGTGGGGCAACCGCGCTGAACGGACCCAACCACATCGGTACGCTGGGCAGCTTCACGGCAGCGGGCTTCGCTCTGACCAATGCCCAGGCATTGACGGTGGACGGTCCGGTCGCTGGCGGCTCGAGCACTACGCTGTCCACGACCGCCGGCGGCCTGACGATCAATGGTGCGGTGAGTGGCACGCAGACCACGCTGAATTCGGCCGGTGCGATCAGCGAAGGCTCCGGCGGCTTGATCACCGCGGCCACGTTGAGCGGAAGTGCTGCGAGCGGAACCACGCTGGGCAGCGCCACCCGTCGCGTCAACAACATGGTCGATACCCTCGGCAACTTCTCGTCGCCGGCCGGCTTCAGCATGACCAACAACAAGGCGCTGACGCTGGCGTCGGTGGCTGGCAGCGCGTTCACGGTGAATGCCGGCACCTCGGCGTTCTACCTGTCCGTGACCAACGGCGACCTGTTCCAGCTCGGCACCACGCCGGTGTACAACGGCATGGGCACGTGGGGCTCGACGGGCCGCATGGGCACCGGTGCGGCGCCGATCTACGTGATCGGTACCGGCCTGCAGACGGTCGCCAATATCGGCATGCCGCCGGCCTACTTCTACGCCGTCGACAGCGGCGGCAACCTGCTGCCGCTGGGCGGCGGCCTGGCCGTCAACGTACCCACCGCATCGGGCGCGGGCAGTGCGCAGAACGGCAACCACGGCGATTCGTACGTCGACCCGAGCGTGATCACGGCAAACTACCGCTCCTATGGCATCGTGCCATCCGGCGTGCGCTTGCCGGCCGATCAGCAGGCCGGTTGCGATCCCGACCAGCCGGATCAGCTCGACTGCGAGGGCGGCGATACCGTAGGCATGGTACGCATGATGATGAACGTGCGCCGATGA